In Chitinophagaceae bacterium, the genomic window AGTAAATAGGCAAGGCTGTCGGAAGTTATAAATGGGATAACCCTTTCGGTTTTTTTTGATCCATTAAATTTAAAAGTATAACGGTTGCGGAAATAATCTCTTTGTACCTCATTTAAATACCCGCTGTTTCCCGTAGTTGAGTCAAAAGAAAAAGTAATATATTTTTCTGCTGCATTGGGATAAAAGGTTAGCTTATTACTTGTTCCGCCAAAAATTATATTATTGCCATATACCGGCAGCGCCGATTTTTCGTTCATGAAGCTTTCGTTATAATCGTCCCACGACCATCCTTTTCCATAAGCAGTGGTGGCAAATAAAGTTTTTGTAGCAATAACCTGCTTTGATATTTTTGATAAAAAATTAAATATGGGCTGGCTGGTAAAATAAGGATGCAATAAAGTAGGGTCGCCTGTTGCTGCAATAATAATATGGTTTGCTTCTTCAATAATTTTTAACCCTGGCAAGCTGTCTCCCAGGTATTTTAATCCTGCATAAAGGGTAAATAATTTTACATTACTTGCCGGTATAAAATATTTACTGGCATTATGATTATATAAATATTTTCCTGTGGCCGGTTCATAAACGCAAATGCCTATATGGCCCGTTGCAATTGCGCTTTCATTGAGTAGTTGCGATAATTGCTGCCCATTAATTTTTTTATGAACCGAGCAGGAACACAAAATCAGGAAGGATATAAATAGTAGTCGGTTCATAGTTCAACAAAAAAATTAAAGCAATTAAATTAAGGCCATAAGCAGTATTGTCACCGTCACTATATCAACTTCTTTCCTGCACCCTTAACCACCTTTCTGGAATTTGGTTTTGGCTGGCTTTTTTATAATCGGCAAAACTGCAGGCAATTAATTTATTGTTGGGCATTTGCATCCACCATCGGCCGGTTTTTTTGCTTTGTAAAAACATGGTATCCACTTCGGCAAATGCAGTATGGAATTCAATAAAATTATGTTTGTCTCCATAAGCGGCTTCGTTAAGGCTTTTGTTTTTACCATCAATAAAATACCAGAGCATTTGGGCTACCTGCTTAGCAGTTAATGCATTGCGGTCATGCTCGGGCCGGTATCCATATATGCCAAAACTCTGCAGTTTATCGCTCATGCCGGCATAACGTGCAAGCATACAGGCTTCAACTCCGGTAAAGCCATTGGGCAAATCGGTGTTGGCTGGCGCATCGGCATTTTTAATGGCGCAAATATCAAAGCTTACTAAGTGGGAGTTGCGTAAAACCGGTTCCATTTCTTCCATTAATTCCAACACGGTTCCCAGGCGGTAACAATCAAAGCGGAGTTTATCCATAGTTTCCAAAAGCTTTGGATGAACAAGGTAGCTTTGAAAGCCGAGATGGTTATAATGTTTCACCATACTGGGGTCGCCGGTGAGCATTTCCATAAGAAAGTTATCGCTGCGTATGGGCGTTTCACTTTGTAAATCTATTTTGGCATCTATGCAGGTGGCTTCTATTTGCAGGTTCAGATGCCGGTATGCATTGTATTGTGCCAGGGTTACATCGTGGCTGCCGCCAATAATTACTACGGTTTTCTTTTGTTCTATAAGTGCGGCAATAACGGTTTTTAGCGCAGCATAACTATCGGAAATATTTGCGCCATTTTTTACATTACCTAAATCGCAAATTTTAATATCGGTATGCCAATAGTGAAGTTTGTACAGCTCTTTTCTTATTTCATTAGCTGCGCTTTCTGCGCCACCCAAAATACTTTCACCACGGGTTTCTTTGGCGCCAATAATTACAATAGAGGCATCATTAATATCAGGCAATTCCTGCTGGTATATGGCTACATGCCGTGCCAATTGGCCTTCATAATAACCTTCATCGGCATTAATTTCATGTATGGGAATAGGTTCTAAAAAGTCCAGTAAATCCTGCATGAGGCGTTTTTTGCAAATCTAAGTAAACTGTATTATTTCTTTAAGGCCATTTTGTATAATACAAATCCCATAAAAGCAAAAAAGGCAACTCCAAGGAAGAAGTATCCTGTTTCACTTCCCAACATTTGTGTTAAACCATGTTCGGCGCTCCAGTTTTTAAGTGTATTGGCAATATTTTCATTTACCGAAAGTATGGCTACAATTACACCTGCTACAGCACCGCCTGCAACAAGGCCGGTAGCAAATAAATTTCCTTTACCCAGGTCTTCATCTTCTTCACTTTTTGCATCGTGTTTTTTGGACTTTCTCCAGTTGGCTATTCCCCTTATGGCGCCGCCTATAAAAATGGGTAGGGTAGTACTTAAGGGTAAATAAATACCAATGGCAAAACTCAAAGCTTTAATGCCACACAATTCTACCACAATAGCAATGGCAGCACCTACGAGTACAAATTGCCAGTCCAGGTTAAAAGATAAAATGCCTTTAATTAAAGTAGCCATTAAAGTACCCTGTGGTGCAGGGTAAGTGTCTGTTCCAATGGCGTGATGAATATTTTGTGCCAGCATTTCCTGCGTAGGAGTATCTAAAATTTTTACGGTAAAGCCAATGGCAACCGAGGATACTATAGCGCCCACAAAAAGGGCTATTTGCTGGTATTTTGGCGTGGCGCCAACTATATAACCTGTTTTTAAATCTTGCGATGTAGCGCCTGCATTGGCTGCGGCAATACAAATCATTCCGCCTACTACCAATGCCATTGGTTCGTACAGGCTGCCCGTCCAGCCTACGGCAATAAATACCAGGCAGGTTCCCATTAATGTAGCAATGGTCATACCGCTTATTGGGTTGTTGGATGAACCTATGAGGCCAACAATCCTGGAAGAAACGGTTACGAAAAATGCACCAAAAATTATTACCAGAATGCCGAGTAATAATTTACTGCCAATATTATCTCCCGGAACCTGTGGCAGTACGGTCATTAATAAAATAAGTGCAAGACTTCCAATGCCTACAATTTTCATAGATAGATCCCTTTCTGTTCTTGGGATTTCAATTTTTTCTCCTGCTTCTCCTTTTTTTAATGAACCAAGGCTGCCTTTGAAAGATGAAATAATGGTAGGCAAGGTTTTAATAAGGGTAATAAAACCGCCAGCTGCAACAGCGCCTGCACCAATAACCCTGATGTATGCCCTGTATATTGCAGTAGAATAATCAGCAAAAGTTTGTGTTACCGGATCCCATCCTCCAGGTCCGCCGGCTTTTGTAACATCGGCCAGGTAACCCAGTTTTACCAATTGGGCTGCAATAATATCTCCCGGTACAAGGGATGCAAGTAATGGAATAAAAACAAACCAGCTTAATACGCCGCCGGCAACTAATACGCCTGCTATTTTTGGCCCAATTATATAACCTACGCCAAGATATTCTGGGGTTATTTCTGAGCTCAGTTTTGCTGAAGGAAAAAACTTTTGCGTTTGCCTTGTCATAAACGAAGGTGTTTCGGCAATTACATGAAAAATCTTTTGCAACATGGCATAAATAAAGGCAAATCCTACCCCGTAAAGCGCAGTTTTTGCAAGGTCGCCACCCTTTTCTCCTGCCTTAAGTACACTGGCGCATGCTGTGCCTTCAGGATAGGGTAAGGTTTCATGTTCTTTTACGATTAATGATCGCCTTAGCGGTATCATCATTAATGTGCCTAATATCCCGCCAAAAATAGAAAGAGTAAGTATGGTGATATAATTAAAAAACTGGGCGCTGTCAGGGTTGCTTAAAAATAAAAAACCGGGCAAGGTAAAAACTACACCTGCTGCAATACTTTCACCTGCCGAACCGGTGGTTTGAATTATATTGTTTTCCAGAATGGTAGTTTTTAAAAATAATTTACCCAGTAAAATAGAGATAACGGCTATGGGAATAGATGCGGATACAGTAAGCCCGGCTTTTAATGCCAGGTAAACAGTAGAGGCACCGAAAATAACTCCAAATATTCCACCTACTAAAATAGATTTTAGGGTGAGCTCTTTCATATTAGTTTGGGGAGATACGAAAGGCTTGAAGTTGTTTTGTTCAGACATTAGAGTAGTGTTTTATTGCCGTAAGATAAGTAAATAAAAAAAATGTACCTCAATCTGGTACGGCTTTTTAGACTTTTTTTTGATAAAAGGTTAATGCACACCTCTTGATTTCATAATCTTATTCAGCCATTTTAATAACAGAAAAAGAAATAGTGCAGCGGCACTCAATAAAATAAAATTAAGCCAAAAATAATTTGCTTTATTTTCATAATTATCCCATTGGCTGGCCAATATACCACTTAATTTATTGCCAATGGAAGTGGAGAGAAACCAACCACCCATCATTAATGAAGTGATGCGTACCGGACTAAGCTTAGACACCAATGACAGCCCCATCGGGCTTAAAAATAATTCACCAATGGTTACCACACCGTAACTGCCAATAAGCCACCACACACTAACTTTCTCTGCTCCATTATTTCCTGCTTTTACTGCTGCTACCATTACTAATACAGACAACGCAGAGATTAATAAACCAAATGCAATCTTGGTGGGAGTGGAAGGCTCTTTGTTTCTATTGCGCAACCATGTAAAAAATGCTACAATTAATGGCGTTAATGCAATAACCCAAAAGGGATTGATGGATTGACTAAGGCTGGGTAACCAGGTTTTAACAAATGTACCTTCGGGTGGTAGTTTATCTGGTGCAACATTTTTAAAATATGATGGATATCCCAGTTCTTTTATTTCCTTACCATTTTCTCTTATTTTTCTGAATTGATGATCCATTTTTACCACACTGTCCAATTTATATGTTGTGTAAGAAGACTTATCCGTTTGTTTTAAAGCCTGCAAGGCGTTACCTGCAGTACTGCTTACTTCTCTGTCAGTGTATCTGCTCGCCCAGGTATTAAGTGCAGAACCGTTTTGTTTAAAAATGGCCCAAAATAAAATTACCACTGCAAAAATGGAAAGAAGTGCAGCCATAGAAGGACGCTCTTCTTTATTGCTTCGTACCAGTAAAACAGTATAAAATATTAAAACCGGAATACAAGCAAAAATGAACGCATCGGTAGAATTAGAATCAAAAATGTATCCTCCAGTACCTTTTAAAAACCAGCCAATCACTCCAAAAATGATAGAGGGCAAAATGACCAATGCCATAATTTGCCAAAGCGGCATATCGCCGGGTTGAAGAGGTTTTCTTACGTCAAAATTTTTATAATGTTTTGTGCCAATGATAAAAATAATTACACCAATAAACATACCCACACCGGCAGCTGCAAATGCAGCGCCCCATCCAATAAGTGAGTATAAAGCAGCGCCAAAAAAATTACATACAAATGCTCCAATGTTGATACCCATATAAAAGATATTGTAGCCTTCGTCTTTCTTGTCAATATATTCAGGTGTGGTATAAGCATTTCCCAGTAAGGTGGAGATATTGGGTTTAAAAAATCCGTTACCAATAATTACTAAAGTCATAGATAAATATAACATTGCTTCGCTTTGAACACCCATAGTGCAATATCCGATGCCCATTAATAGTCCACCAAGAATAATAGAGCGCCGATAACCGAGGTAACGGTCAGCAATTAAACCTCCTAAGAACGGAGTAAAAAAGACAAGTGCTATAAAAGTGCCGTACAAACTGGAAGCATCTTTTTCATCCATATTAAAACCATCTGTGGCATCCTTTAGATAGAGCGTGAAAATACCAATCATCAGGTAATATCCGAAGCGTTCCCACATTTCGGAGAAAAATAAAAAAGGTAATGCTTTAGGATGTTTCTTCCACATAATCATGCTATTTTAGTTACATAGTAAGATAAGGAAAATAAAAAGGAACCACATTGCTGCAACTCCTTTTACTAAAAAAGTGTATTTTTTATTTTTATGCTGAACCGGTCCTGTCCCTCACAATCTGGTTTAAAGATTTTAATCTTGTAAATATTAAAATTCCTCCAATAAATGCGGCTACTACTAAAATGAGGAAAAAAATTTTCTTGTCGGTAAAGTCGTCCCAAAACCCTGTCATTACCCCGGCAATTTTTCCACCTATTGAAGTAGATAAAAACCAGCCGCCCATCATTAAAGCGGTGAGTCTTGCGGGGGCAAGTTTTGATACAAATGATAACCCAATCGGGCTTAAGAAAATTTCACTAATGGTAAACACAAAGTAGGTTCCCCAAAGCCAAACTGCAGAGGTTTTGTGGGTGTAAATAGAAGGAACAGACATAATTGCAAAAACCATTACCAGCGCCGAAAGCCCGGAAAGGAACATGGCCATGGCAAATTTAGAAGCCGTAGTAGGCTCTTTTCCCCTTCTTCTTAAATAATCAAAGAAAGGCACAAAAAACAAAGTAAGTAATACAATAAATAAAGGGTTTATGGATTGAAATAATTCGGTATTAGTAAGTTTAATGCTTTTACCTCCGGGCCATTGGTCTTTGGGAACGTTATTAAAATAAGGATCGGGGCCCATTACTTTCACTAGTTTACTGGCGGTGTCAATGGTATTGCCATTGGCGGTTATGCCATATACCGTGGTATCAAAGCGCTTTGCTTCATTATTATAGCTAACCAGGGTTTCTATTTTGGTAACCGGGGATGCATCCTTTACCTCTACCAAATGCTCGTTTACCTTGGTTACCATCCTCAAAGTATCGCTTACCGTTTGCCTGGGAAACATTTTGGCTAAAGTTCCCCCTTCTCCAGAAGTGGAAACCCGGTTGGTGTGCTTTTCTGCCCAAAGCGTAAGGCTTGTAGAGTTTTGGTTGTAAATGGTCCAAAAGGCAATGGCAATGGCAAAAATAAAAAGCAATGAACCAATAGCTTTTTTATCCTGCCCTGTTGCTTTTGCCCAAAGTGAAATATAAAATGCGATAATGGGCAGGCAGGCAAAAATAAAAGCATCATTTGCTTTTGTTCCCATAATAGTAGTGCCAAAAATCATATTTGGAATAAACCAACCAATAATTGCGGCAATGATAGCTGGTAAAAATACATAGCCAAAAATTTGCCCCAGGCTCATATCTTCTTTTTCAACCGGTTTCTTTACATCGCCTTCTTTAACATGTTTTAAATTTAAAGCTAATACCACAAGGCCAATTAACAATCCTATACCGGCAGCGGCAAAAGCCCATCCCCAGCCATAGTTATTTCTTAAATAAGCGGCAACAAAATTGCATACAAAAGCGCCTATATTAATACCCATGTAAAATATATTATAGGCATTGTCTTTTAATGGTTTTAAATCTTCCCTATTATAAATATTACCCAGTAATGTAGAAATATTGGGTTTAAAAAAGCCGTTACCCACAATTATTAAACCCAGCGAAATAAACATGGCCGTATCTCCTGGAAAAGAAAGGCCAATATAACCGGCAGCCATTAAAAACCCACCCAGGAAAATAGATTTAGTATAGCCCAAAACCCTGTCGGCAATTAACCCGCCTATAAAAGGCGTTAAATAAACAAGGGCTATAAAACTGCCCACAATATCAGCTCCCACTCTTCCGGAAAAGCCCTTGCCACCGGTAACAGAGTCGGTCATATACAATAATAAAATACCTACCATTAAATAATAAGCAAATCTTTCCCACATTTCTGTTAGGAAAAGTATATATAATGCCTTGGGATGTTTGCCGGTTTTTACTTGATCTGCCATAAATATATTTTTAAATGCATTAAGGTTTATTAAATTGATTTATCTGCTCAAAGTAATGAATTTTATGGTTACTAAGAGTAATCTTTATATATTTTATAGCGTAAACTTATGCCACTCATCCATTTAAATTAGTATTCTGAATAAAAAATAAAGAGCAAAAGATTATCTCTAAGTAAATTGCACTACTACTATATATCTAAAACATCTAAATGAATATCCTGATTATTGGCGCCGGTGGCCGAGAACATACCCTGGCCTGGAAGATTGCCCAAAGCCCGCTTTGTACTTCATTATTTATTGCACCGGGCAATGCTGGTACTGCTCAATGCGGTATCAACCTTCCGGTTTTGGTTACCGATTTTGAAAAAATAGCCCAGGCCTGCTCCATTCATAAAATAGATTTGGTAGTAGTGGGCCCGGAAGATCCGCTGGTACATGGCATTGTTGATTTCCTACAGTCTAAACAGGAATTTAAAAATATGTACATCATTGGGCCTGCCAAAAATGCTGCCCAATTGGAGGGTAGTAAAGCATTTGCAAAGCGCTTTATGAACGACTATAAAATCCCTACCGCAGCATTTAAGAAATTTTCTGCTGAAAATTATGAAGATGGCGTGGAATATATAAAGCAGCATTCTTTGCCCATTGTTTTAAAAGCTGATGGGCTTGCCGCAGGCAAAGGCGTGGTAATTTGCCAAAGCCATATGGAAGCCCTGGCCGAATTTGACCTGATGTTGCACCGCAGTAAATTTGGCGATGCCGGAAAAATTGTAGTGATTGAAGAATTTTTGCAGGGCATTGAAATGAGTGTTTTCTTTTTAACCGATGGTAAAAATTTTGTACTGTTGCCCGAGGCAAAAGATTATAAAAGAGTAGGGCAAAATGATACCGGCTTAAATACCGGTGGCATGGGAGCGGTAAGCCCTGTTCCGGGGTTTGATGCCTCTTTAAAAGAAAAAGTAATTAAACAAATTATTGAGCCTACACTTGCAGGGTTGCAAAAAGAAAAACTGGATTATAAAGGATTTGTATTTCTTGGCCTTATGATCAGTAATGGTAACCCTTACATGATTGAATATAACTGCCGAATGGGCGACCCCGAAACTGAAGTAGTGGTTCCCAGGCTTAAAAATGACCTGCTCACTATTTTGCTGGCCACCGCTCAGCAAAAACTGGATAAAATTATTATTGAAACCGATGAAAGGACTGCAGTAACAGTAGTAGCCGCAAGTGGTGGTTACCCCGGCAATTTTGAAACCGGCAAACTCATTACCGGCCTTAATAGTATTTATGCAAACGACAGTATCATTTTTCATGCAGGCACAGAAGATAAAAACGGCAAAACATATACAAGAGGCGGAAGGGTATTAGCTGCTACCTCTTTTGGCAGCAATATAGCCGATGCTGCGGAACATTCAAATTACCTGCTTGAGCAGGTAAATTTTGAAGGAATGTTTTTTAGGCAGGATATTGGTTATGAGTTCAAATAATTTTCACTTTTTATCGTTAGCTTTTAACAGAGAGATTTGTAGAGCTTTTGCATATTAAAAGGGTTTTAAAAGAATGTGTAAAAAAAACATTTTTACCGTTGTTAATCCAATATTTTGCATCAACTTTGCGCCAAATCAAATTATAAAGAATTTTGCTCAATCAATACCATGGGATTATTTAATTTTTTCACTCAGGAAATTGCCATAGATCTCGGAACCGCCAATACCCTCATCATCCATAATGACGAAGTGGTTGTAAATGAACCTTCCATTGTGGCCCTGGACCGTAACAACCCCAAAAACTTACTAGCTGTGGGTAAAAAAGCATTAATGATGCATGAAAAAACCCATGAAAGCATCCGTACGGTAAGGCCGCTAAGAGATGGCGTAATTGCCGA contains:
- a CDS encoding OPT/YSL family transporter, producing MSEQNNFKPFVSPQTNMKELTLKSILVGGIFGVIFGASTVYLALKAGLTVSASIPIAVISILLGKLFLKTTILENNIIQTTGSAGESIAAGVVFTLPGFLFLSNPDSAQFFNYITILTLSIFGGILGTLMMIPLRRSLIVKEHETLPYPEGTACASVLKAGEKGGDLAKTALYGVGFAFIYAMLQKIFHVIAETPSFMTRQTQKFFPSAKLSSEITPEYLGVGYIIGPKIAGVLVAGGVLSWFVFIPLLASLVPGDIIAAQLVKLGYLADVTKAGGPGGWDPVTQTFADYSTAIYRAYIRVIGAGAVAAGGFITLIKTLPTIISSFKGSLGSLKKGEAGEKIEIPRTERDLSMKIVGIGSLALILLMTVLPQVPGDNIGSKLLLGILVIIFGAFFVTVSSRIVGLIGSSNNPISGMTIATLMGTCLVFIAVGWTGSLYEPMALVVGGMICIAAANAGATSQDLKTGYIVGATPKYQQIALFVGAIVSSVAIGFTVKILDTPTQEMLAQNIHHAIGTDTYPAPQGTLMATLIKGILSFNLDWQFVLVGAAIAIVVELCGIKALSFAIGIYLPLSTTLPIFIGGAIRGIANWRKSKKHDAKSEEDEDLGKGNLFATGLVAGGAVAGVIVAILSVNENIANTLKNWSAEHGLTQMLGSETGYFFLGVAFFAFMGFVLYKMALKK
- a CDS encoding peptide MFS transporter; its protein translation is MWKKHPKALPFLFFSEMWERFGYYLMIGIFTLYLKDATDGFNMDEKDASSLYGTFIALVFFTPFLGGLIADRYLGYRRSIILGGLLMGIGYCTMGVQSEAMLYLSMTLVIIGNGFFKPNISTLLGNAYTTPEYIDKKDEGYNIFYMGINIGAFVCNFFGAALYSLIGWGAAFAAAGVGMFIGVIIFIIGTKHYKNFDVRKPLQPGDMPLWQIMALVILPSIIFGVIGWFLKGTGGYIFDSNSTDAFIFACIPVLIFYTVLLVRSNKEERPSMAALLSIFAVVILFWAIFKQNGSALNTWASRYTDREVSSTAGNALQALKQTDKSSYTTYKLDSVVKMDHQFRKIRENGKEIKELGYPSYFKNVAPDKLPPEGTFVKTWLPSLSQSINPFWVIALTPLIVAFFTWLRNRNKEPSTPTKIAFGLLISALSVLVMVAAVKAGNNGAEKVSVWWLIGSYGVVTIGELFLSPMGLSLVSKLSPVRITSLMMGGWFLSTSIGNKLSGILASQWDNYENKANYFWLNFILLSAAALFLFLLLKWLNKIMKSRGVH
- a CDS encoding formimidoylglutamase; amino-acid sequence: MQDLLDFLEPIPIHEINADEGYYEGQLARHVAIYQQELPDINDASIVIIGAKETRGESILGGAESAANEIRKELYKLHYWHTDIKICDLGNVKNGANISDSYAALKTVIAALIEQKKTVVIIGGSHDVTLAQYNAYRHLNLQIEATCIDAKIDLQSETPIRSDNFLMEMLTGDPSMVKHYNHLGFQSYLVHPKLLETMDKLRFDCYRLGTVLELMEEMEPVLRNSHLVSFDICAIKNADAPANTDLPNGFTGVEACMLARYAGMSDKLQSFGIYGYRPEHDRNALTAKQVAQMLWYFIDGKNKSLNEAAYGDKHNFIEFHTAFAEVDTMFLQSKKTGRWWMQMPNNKLIACSFADYKKASQNQIPERWLRVQERS
- a CDS encoding peptide MFS transporter; its protein translation is MADQVKTGKHPKALYILFLTEMWERFAYYLMVGILLLYMTDSVTGGKGFSGRVGADIVGSFIALVYLTPFIGGLIADRVLGYTKSIFLGGFLMAAGYIGLSFPGDTAMFISLGLIIVGNGFFKPNISTLLGNIYNREDLKPLKDNAYNIFYMGINIGAFVCNFVAAYLRNNYGWGWAFAAAGIGLLIGLVVLALNLKHVKEGDVKKPVEKEDMSLGQIFGYVFLPAIIAAIIGWFIPNMIFGTTIMGTKANDAFIFACLPIIAFYISLWAKATGQDKKAIGSLLFIFAIAIAFWTIYNQNSTSLTLWAEKHTNRVSTSGEGGTLAKMFPRQTVSDTLRMVTKVNEHLVEVKDASPVTKIETLVSYNNEAKRFDTTVYGITANGNTIDTASKLVKVMGPDPYFNNVPKDQWPGGKSIKLTNTELFQSINPLFIVLLTLFFVPFFDYLRRRGKEPTTASKFAMAMFLSGLSALVMVFAIMSVPSIYTHKTSAVWLWGTYFVFTISEIFLSPIGLSFVSKLAPARLTALMMGGWFLSTSIGGKIAGVMTGFWDDFTDKKIFFLILVVAAFIGGILIFTRLKSLNQIVRDRTGSA
- a CDS encoding D-alanyl-D-alanine carboxypeptidase — encoded protein: MNRLLFISFLILCSCSVHKKINGQQLSQLLNESAIATGHIGICVYEPATGKYLYNHNASKYFIPASNVKLFTLYAGLKYLGDSLPGLKIIEEANHIIIAATGDPTLLHPYFTSQPIFNFLSKISKQVIATKTLFATTAYGKGWSWDDYNESFMNEKSALPVYGNNIIFGGTSNKLTFYPNAAEKYITFSFDSTTGNSGYLNEVQRDYFRNRYTFKFNGSKKTERVIPFITSDSLAYLLLEDTLHKKIYYPNVAVNPDDSALAKTLFSRPVDSLYIPMMYESDNFFAEQTLLMLSNKLWGAMNEATIIDSILFKDLKDIPQKPKWVDGSGLSRYNLFTPQAFVYLLGKMKNEFGLERMKTILPTGGQGTLKNYYLIDSGYIFAKTGTLSNTCSISGYLITKKNKLLIFSILNNNYISTATPVKRAVEKFLHNLRQNH
- the purD gene encoding phosphoribosylamine--glycine ligase yields the protein MNILIIGAGGREHTLAWKIAQSPLCTSLFIAPGNAGTAQCGINLPVLVTDFEKIAQACSIHKIDLVVVGPEDPLVHGIVDFLQSKQEFKNMYIIGPAKNAAQLEGSKAFAKRFMNDYKIPTAAFKKFSAENYEDGVEYIKQHSLPIVLKADGLAAGKGVVICQSHMEALAEFDLMLHRSKFGDAGKIVVIEEFLQGIEMSVFFLTDGKNFVLLPEAKDYKRVGQNDTGLNTGGMGAVSPVPGFDASLKEKVIKQIIEPTLAGLQKEKLDYKGFVFLGLMISNGNPYMIEYNCRMGDPETEVVVPRLKNDLLTILLATAQQKLDKIIIETDERTAVTVVAASGGYPGNFETGKLITGLNSIYANDSIIFHAGTEDKNGKTYTRGGRVLAATSFGSNIADAAEHSNYLLEQVNFEGMFFRQDIGYEFK